tttttttgaaaataatgcAGTTAATTTCAAATTCATGATGTTAACCTTAAAAAGCTATATGACAAAAATTTGTCAATAACAAGTGACTAAACTTCGGTGGTTGTAGGTATCTCACTCTataattcaatttctttattCTCAAGAGTCATATAGTTTATGCCACAACATGCCTCTAATCTTCAATTgagtatttttctctctccaatgATAATAAATTGCAAACCTGAAACAATGTAACCAACCAAAGAAAATGTGATttgtgattattattattattattattattattattttaaaagagTACTATGCTCCAATTGGCTTGGAACTCAAATTCATCCACTTAAGATGCTCGATATGCCATTCAATGACTAAAAGTGGCCAATGGATTATTCCATTTAATCCATGAAAGatagttgaaaatttttgtcaatatcatttttcaaaagaaatggGAGGGAATTTTTACTCTAAACCTTATAGTTTAGGATAATACTTTGTCGGTGTTACGCATTGCATAACGACGACGACGATCTTGATTTCATTGAATACAGTAGCTTTGATTCCCCTTTCCATGCTCAACACCTTTAGCCCCATCACATAACGTACAATGTTGTTGGTACTTGTAATAGCCTGCTTTGCCTTTTCGACGCTAACGAATTCTTCCTCTAGAACTCTTGTGTGAGAAAGTTTCTACAACTTCCTTCTCCCAATGTCACCTTCGATTCAAGCGGTTTGTCTGACGCctcttttgggtttgggtttgatcCAAAATCTAATGATTATAAGGTGGTCAGGATTCTCTCCATATTGTAAAGTTCAAAAGAGAGAAAGTATGGAATATTGTACTCAAACCATCTTTTATcgaccaacttgaggaagaaaaGTCAATGCATACTTTCTCTTTAGATCTTATCATTGTATTAAGTTTTACTTTCTAGCCTATACTATGTTATTAATTGTGGTGATCTAATCTTTGTTATTACATACAAAGATTTTTGACCCACACATATTATGAGCTAAGTGCCTCTTTTACACTTTTTTGTGCTATGAAGTGACTGATGCAATCTGTAAAGATATTGTTAAAACAATTcaaaaggggttttttttttttttttggaatattgtaggaattaagaaaaattcatttaCTAATTGCCAGAGCAATTTGTTTGCTGAATATAAGGAAACTGTAAATCATTTGTTTTTCTCGTGTAATTGCAAGAGTAATTTGGTTTGCTTTAGTGTGTGGAATTagaatgaatttatttataagCCATAGTGAGGATCTGGTTATTGGAATTGGGGTATgttagatttaaaaataatgcagttagtttcaaatttaggATATTAACCTTAATTAAACCATATGGAAGAATTTACCATTAAGTGACAAAACCTTAGTGGTTTTAGGTATCTAACTTTAATCTTATGATAATCCAATTACCTTGTTAATAATCATTTCTTCAATTGAGTATAGTTTCTTCCACCCCTCGAAAAAAAGCTCTTCAATTGAGTCTTCTTTTCTCTCCAATCATACTAAATTGCAAACCAACAACACCCTAACCAAccaaagaaaatgtaatttgtaaTGATAATTATTGAAAAGGAGGACTATGCTCCGATTGGCTTTAAACTCAAATTCATCCACATGAGAAGACCAATATGCCATTCAATCCAAAAGTCATTCATGATTTGTATTTATAAGATACTTGAATAATCTtgttaatatcatttttcttgtattttaaaCCTTGATTAAGAAAGAATTTATGTATTAACATATTTAAATTATGATAAGTAACTGTAATTAGaatatttatattgttattatacATAGTACACAACAATGTTAAAATATTCTATCAAAAGATCTATTTGACCTCTTTAAGGAATGTGTTAATGAGTGCTGCATTAAAAATTGGCAAAAgctaataaacaaatattaagaCTTTAACTAAAAGTTGCtcaactctaaaaaaaattggtcgAATGCAATAAAAACTCAACATTAATAAAACATAGAGGCTAAGGCCCCATTTGACACGTGAgttcaaacacatgttttcagtttttagacaacattacatgtatttccACCTacttttttcacccacatgtatttccaaaaaaattgaaaattattatttaaacacacGTATCAAGCCCTAAATATTTGTGGGTTTAAGTAGTTTAAGGAAATTGTAAATCATTTGTTTTTCTCGTGTAATTGCAAGAGTAATTTGGTTTGCTTTAGTGTGTGGAATTagaatgaatttatttataagaCATAGTGAGGATCCAGTTATTGGAATTGGGGTATgttatctttaaaaataatgtagttagtttcaaatttaggATAATAACCTTAATTAAACCATATGGAAGAATTTACCATTAAGTGACAAAACCTCCGTGGTTGTAGGTATCTAACTTTAATCTTATGATAATCCTATTACCTTGTTGATAATCATTTCTTCAATTGAGTATAGTTTCTTCCACCCCTCGAAAAAAGCTCTTCAATTGAGTATTCTTTTCTCTCCAATCATGATAAATTGCAATCCAACAACACCCTAACCAAccaaagaaaatgtaatttgtaaTGATCATTATTGAAAAGGAGGACTATGCTCCAATTGGCTTCAAACTCAAATTCATCCACATGAGAGGCCAATATGCCATTCAATCCAAAAGTCATTCATGATTTGTATTTATAAGATACTTGAATAATCTtgttaatatcatttttcttgtattttaaaCCTCGATTAAGAAAGAATTTATGTATTAACATATTTAAATTATGATAAGTAATtgtatttagaattttttttatattgttattatacATAGTACACAACAATGTTAAAATATTCTATCAAAAGATCTATCTAACCTCTTTAAGGAATGTGTTAACGAGTGCTGCattaaaaagtagaaaaaactaataaacaaatattaagtCTTTAACTAAAAGTTGCtcaactctaaaaaaaaaattggtcaaatgCAATAAAAACTCAACATTAATAAAACATAGAGGCTAAATATTTATGGGTTTAAGTAGTTTATGGATAATAAAGTCCATTTTCAATCATcttcttcaccaaaaaaaattgatgtctttgatctgatgataaaaaaacaTTTACCAGAAGCTAATGTCATAGATTGAAACTTGTAactaactctttaaaaaaaatgaaaaaaaaaatattcatcaaagtaataaattttaaattatgggaTTTAGAATGAatttttcccctaaaaaaatggtttagaatgaatttttttctccaaaaaaaaaaaaaaaaaaaatctctttatcTCTTCAGTAAAGACTCGAAGACCCAAACTATTTCCTCTACTCCAGATACGCTCCACACGAGCACCAGCTTCGCCCCTCCTGCCTTCgttggttctctctctctgaaatcGGGGTCAATGTCAGACAGCAACAAGTCAATTCGGTGGGGATATTTACCCGATGAGATTCTTACCCATATTTTCACTTTCCTAACTTTAAAATCCATAATCATCTGTACCTCTGTCTCAAAAGCCTGGAAATCCCTAATCCAAAACCAAACTTTCATTTCCACCCATCTCCACCACTCCCTCAACAAAAACAACCTCATCCTCTTAAGGCTCTCACGCAATGACAGAATAGTCTACACATTGCATAAAGAAGACGATCCTGATTTCACTGAATACACCAGTTTTGATTCCCCTTTCTTTGCTCCTGCTCCACACCTTCACAATGTCGTCGGTACTTGTAACGGCTTGCTATGCCTTTCCGATGGTTTACCCAATGACGCTGACGAATTATTTCTCTGGAACCCTTGTGTGAGAAAGCTTCTACAATTCCCTATTCCCAATGTCACCTTCAATACACAATGTTGGATCCACGCGTCtattgggtttggatttgaCCCAAAAACTAACGATTATAAAGTGGTCAGGATTCTCTCCATATTGGGTAGTGTTTATAACATTGCAAGGGGTCGACCCGTGGTCCATGTTTACTCACTCTTCGCTGGTGAATGGAGAATGCTTAGTGCTTCTGTTTCTCTGCCTCCTATATGCGCTATAATTAGTTCTGAGCCACCGGCATTTGCCAATGGGGCACTGCATTGGATTGCTTTCGGTAAAGATAACAAACAgtttgttttggtgtttgatttgGGGGACGAGGTCTTCCGCCAAATTCTGCTGCCGGAACTTCCAAGTTATATGTGGACTCGTGTTTCCGTATATGGAAATTCCATTGCTGGGTTTCAAAGAAGGGTAGGGAGTGGTCCGATCAATATATGGGTGATGAAAGAGTATGGTGTTGCATCCTCATggacaaaattttcatatcaatgTCCAAGTCTGGGAATGCTCCGACCATGCCCAGTTGGCTTTAGGAGGAATGGTGAGGTTGTATTGGAAGATAATAGAATTGGTGAGGCTGTATTGCTAAATGATAGAAGAGTGCTCATCTCGTGGAATCCAGATAGCCAAAATGTTAAGAATCTTGATATTAATGGATCTCATAAGACTTTTTTTGGTTCTTATGTCGAGAGTCTAGTTTTGCTCGACAAAGCCACCAAAGGTGTAGTTACATACTGAGGAAAAACAGAAAATCGGTACGAtgcttctcattttttttatttattcttttcattgttttttatttatttatttatttgttctttaTATATACTTGACATTGATCATACTGCGTATTGATTACCTAAATGGCTTTATCTTCAGGATAAATAGCTTATCAAGGTTGTGGTCACTCTTATTATATTGAGATGATAGTTTGGTGCATAGCATGTTTACTTAAAATTGTTTGTCCTCATTTCAAAATCTTTAATATAGTcatttattacttataaaataatGCACTTATAGTTCTTAAATTCTTGCAGGACCTCATACAATCATGGTTGGTGATGAGTTCTAAATGACTAACAGACATTAATTCCGCAGAAGAAAAGATTCAACAAAACTCTTTGATTGTGTATAGTTTCTTAGTACTTAATTAGTTTATTATGTCAAAATGGCCTGTAGTTGTTTTATGTTAAACTCCTTTTATGGCTACACCATTGTAATATTAGTATTTTCAATGATTTGCAATTTGGTTTCAATGTATTCACAGAAATGATTAAGcatttaattttgtttgccATGCTTGCATTAAGATGAAGATGCTTGCCAATGCAGTGTGTGTAAACAGCTCAGTTGTGTTAAATGTCTTTTTGCTCTGTCTACTAGATTTTTGTTATACCTGTCTAATGGGTCTAAAAGTCTCTGTTGATAAGAAGTtaaagggagggggggggggtgtgttgGCGACTATTGCATATTACATATCACCCATCTAATAAGCGTCTTGTTGGGATACATTTTAAATAGTAGCatttgttctttaattttatttttctgttcgTGTGTCttacataaaatttgaattttttttaatatcctaCAATGATAACATGTTTTAAGAGATAAAATGAAATGGAATTGATGATCGATCATGCAGAACTTATTCGAAACATTGAATTAAAGACCAGATCCTATGCACATGAAAGGAAGACAGATTCACAAGGTTTTCTTTTGGGACTATACATCAGTACAGTTCCTTAGAAACAGGGGAGAGGCCCCCAACTTAGTGAGTTCAAAGGTGGGAATTCTTGTCTTTGTTAAAAATGACAATGGTAACTTAAAATTGCATTAGATGGTGTCTTTTAGTTGCAAGAGCATAGGCTTTTGACCAAATAGGGAATTAAAGTGGGTGCAAGCATATGCCTAATAAAATCGAGACAAGgctgtgtgcatgtgtgtgtgcgCACCTGGCTTTATTTTACCGTTTGTGTTAACAATATGATTGATTAAATGGTAACATTGCGCAAtgaagaaaaatcagattttatttttggttttagaaattattttatgtgatGCAAATTTGAAAAGACatgttgaaattttaatgaCTGATACATATTCCATATGGAAAGATTTATGATTCTAGTGCATTAAATCATATTATGACATGTTGCTGATTATGTAAATCCTTCACCTGtcctaagcccaaaaaaatattcttgCCAGCAATTTGCTTTCTCCTTTTGTATCATGTTTCTTTTAGTAACTGTTCAGATATTAAGTCAATTACTTGTAAATTAAGGCATTTTAATTGAAGCTTCAAGCTTTTGTTCTGTCTTTGTCTCACAAGGAagcttgtttctttttttttcttttgggtaaaATTCTTGTTTCTTATTATAGTTAGATGGAAGTGAGAGAATAAAACATATAAGCCTTAATTATCGAAAGGAGTGTCCAGCCTGTAACTTTCATTACTAATTTGGTACTTGCAAAATTACATGCATTTTCACTCCTTATTGGATGTGGGAATGGGATTAAGCCTATTCTCTTTACCTTGGTTGTAACATTTGTAAGcgtatataagttttttttcccctgctCCAGACCTTGTTCCTGTAACACAATTCATTTCATATTGTGTTAGTATATGGAGgcgttttttttaaaaaaaaatttaatttaatttattttttattgggtgGTGGAAGAGGGGGTGGTAAATATTTGTTTGTTAATCACATCATTTCAGTAGTAGTAATGGGGAGTGAATGGTTAATGGACGTACTGTGAATTGAACCACTTCAATTGACCTTTTACTCTTGATGACGATGACTTCAACCTGTAATGTTGTTGTCTCCTTGTGAGTAACACCAATATAGTTATCTGGATGGTTTCTGTTTGTCTTTTATCACTGTTATGTTACGTTTTCTTGTTCTGGTCGTTGATAATTTTGGTTGGAGGGAAATAAATTGTTCAGATGACATTAACAAAAACGTTAGTGGTGCAGATTTCAGAATGTATGTTTTACACAATTGACAAGATTTTCATTTCTCAAATATCCCTGGTTGGTTCATATGCTCTAATGGGTTCCACACAAGTTGTCTTTTTTCCTACTCTTTCTGTTTATATGCAACTTCTGCCCATTTGGGATTTGTGGGAAATTGAATTTACCTGAAGATATTGGGGAAAAAGAAATACAGATAGATTTTTCTGGCCATGGATGAAAATTCTGTTGaaaatccttttcttttcagGAGAGCTGCTGATAGTGTGAAGAAAAcacctctctttttgttgtggGCCAAGTCTTAAGTTTGTAATATGGCTTATTTTCCTCTTCCCAGCACAGTTTGTCAATGAAGTTTTGAGAAATGGACTAATTTTGCAGTGGAACTGTTTTTGGGATTACAGGTTGGTACTCTGAATAACTTGTTCTTCTCCATTTTCCCACCCTCTACCCCCTTTCCCCCCTCCCCAACATGATTCTTATCTGCTTGGTGGCCACTGGTGTTTCAAACAGCAGGAACTATATTCATGGTTTACAGTGGCCCTGATTTTGTTATTGCATACCTTTCCATAGCCTATCTCATCATCTCTAGGGAAGAGGAGCTCCATGAGtatgtatttcatttttttctgtGCTAACCAGTGAATTGAATCTTTGTCTTCCATTTGTATTTTGAGCTTAATCTTTTAACTAAATGGATAGCTTGTTTGTAATTTAGAACCTTTCTTTGTAGGAGGAAGGCCTCAACAAAACCAAGATTTCGCTTGTGGACTTTCCTTGTTCTTGTATAGTTGTATGTTTCTACTCTCGAGTTTATTGTCCTCTTTGTTTagtattgataatttgatgtctGCTGATAATTGGTTGAATTGCATACATGCTAATGACAATCTGTTTGAACACTCGGTTCTCATTTTAGAAGATTATGCTGTGTAAGGATCAATAGAGTTGTGCCTCTTCCTAAATCATTTGAGCAAGCTTGTCATAAAAGAATGACTATTTCCTCAACAatataaagtgactttttgtcCTTTCTGATGttagaattttccttttttgttttatcttttttcctATAAATCTTTAGTTCTTTACATTAATATGAAATGTGGAAGTCAAATCAAGCGTTGTGAATGTGTGGGTCTGTGCACATTTGTATGTGCTATCACTTCCGATTTGCATCTTAGtgctttttattaaatagactgattgctattttcttttaattttttttttagttgacaTATACAAGTGCCCAGTTTAGATACCAAACTCACTCTCTGTCTAAAGGCCAAACATTGCTGTGACAATTTACACTTTCTGTTCACAGTGTTATTACTATTATTCACACTTTATTGTTTCAATGATTTCTATTAGCTGTATACGACGGATGCACATGCACACAGACACATGCTCTCTTATCTTCCAGTAAAAAGCTTGCATTCTCTCAAGATTCTAGCTAATGCCCATGACGTGTGGGGATTCCTATTGTGTTGTTGTTACCTACCATGCTTTTGTTAAAGGGAGACTGATTTCTGATAATCTTTGTTAGAATATAACTTGTTTGAGAAAATTAGAAATACTAGGAGGTGGAAAACTTGGTTTGTAGCCTATAAAGTTGATATCAAGAAAGCATATGATAGACATAACTGGGACTTCATTTTGGCTAtgctaaaaacaataaattttagtcctCATTGGATCAATTTGATTAAGCAATGCATCTGCACAATTTCATATCAGATTCTGTTGAATGGTTCTCGGTTGAAATTCTTTTCCTCAATGTAGCTTGAGGCAGAGGGATCCACTTTCACCTTATACGTGTGCAACTATGTTGTCTTTGGCTTTATTGGAGGGACAACTTCAAAGTATTTGTAAGGGAATAAGGATTGCAACCCTAGATGATTGCATTAATGTTACAAAATTATAGATAAAACTCACCATTGAAAACCGCCTTCCAAGGAGAGAGTGCTCAAGAGTTTATAAACATAGTTAAAGTTTATAGTTAATTCATGTAGGACATAGTGACCCGACGTTCATACTCAATGAGCTACGCTCAATTCCTCAGGGTGGTGGTTGATTCTgatattaaatattacaaacCCATGGGTAGAACCTACCCTTGAAAACTGGCTTGTAAGGAGATGGTAtccaagagcttataaacacatgaTTAAGCTTATACTTAATCCATATAGGATGCTAGGATCATGAcacattatttttgttcaagGTACTAATTAATAATGATTTGTTTGTAAAGTCATAGCTAATTAATAATGATTTGCTTGAGATGATAGTTTAGTGCACAACATGTATACTTAGAATTGTTTGTcctcatttcaaaatttctttaatataatcatttattacttataaaataatGCACTTATAGTTCTTAAATTCTTGCAGGACCTCATGCAATCATGGTTATTGATGAGCTCTAAATGAGACATTAATTCAgcaaaacaaaatattcaacaaagCTCTTTGATGTTGTATAGTTTCTTATAACTGAATTAACTTGTTATGTCAAAACGGCTTGAAGTAGTATTATGTTAAACTCCTTTTGTGGCTACACCATTGttatattagtattttttgaCGATTCGCAGTTTAGTTTCACAGTTTTGTTTCAGTGTATTCACTGAAATGATTAAGTATGTAATTTTGCCTGCCATGCTTGCATTACGATCAAGATGCTTGCCATTGTAGTGTGTGTAAACGTGGATATACTGCTCAGTTGTGTTAAATGTCTTTTTCCTCAGACAACTAGATTTTTGTTGTACTTGTCTAAAGAGATCTAAAAGTCTCTATTGATAAAAATTTGAAAGGACAGGGAAGAAAAGGGGGTGGGGGTGACAATTGCATATTACATTTACCATCTAATAAGGGTTTTGTTGGGATTCATTTTAAATAGTTGCAtttgttctttaaattctttttggTGGACATCCTACAATGATAACAAGTTTTAAGAGATAAAACACCTATCAAAAAAGTTTTAAGAGATAAATCTGATGGAGTTAATGATTGATCTTGCAAACATTAGTTGAAACATTGAATTAAAGAGCACATTCTATGCATATGAACGGAAGACAAAGATTAACATGGCTTTCTTTTGGGACTATACATCTGTACAGTTCCTAAGAAGTAGGGGAGAGGCCCCCAACTTAGTGAGTTTGAATGTGGGAATTCTAgtctttgttaaaaataatattggtAATTAAAAACTGCATCAGTTGGTTTTAGTCTTTTAGTTGCAAGAGCATAGGCTTTTAACCAAGTAGGGAATTAAAGTGATTACAAGTGTAAGCCCAAGAGAATCGAGACAGGGCTTGTGGTGGATGTACTTGTCGCTAGTGGCAAGtaacttattttcatttgatttctACTAATAATTGGTTGAATTGCTTTAGAACTGTAATAGATCTTCAATAGTTGCTAAGgagcaaaagaaaaaacctaCACTTCCACCTATTTGCCTACATGCTGATGATTTAACCTGTTTGAACATGTGGTGCTCATTTTGGAATATTATTCTGTGCATGGACGAATAGAGTTGTGCCTCTTGCTAAATCATTTGAGCGAGCTCGTCATAAAAGAGTGATTATGTCCTCAACAATATAAGGGGACTTTCTGTCCTTCATTTTGATGTTAGAATTTTCCTtctttgttttatcatttttcctaTAAATCTTTAGTTCTTTACATTAATATTACATGTGGAAGTCAAATCAAGAGTTGTGAATGTGTGAGTATGTGCAAATTTGAATGTGCTATCACTTCCAATCTGCATCTTATtgctttttattaaatagaCTGATtggtattttcttttaattttgttttagttgaCATATAGAAGTGCCCTATAGTTTAGATTCCAAACTCACTCTCTGTCTAGAGGCAAAACTTTGTCGTGATGATTAACATTTCCATTCACAATGTCATTACCCTTATTCACACTTATTGTTTCATGATTTCTATTAACTGTATGAGATGGTATGCCATACCATTTCCTGAATTCATGGACGCAAAAGTGCATGCACCACATACATTCTCTCTTATCTTCTAGTTAAATGTTAGGTTTCAATCAAGATCTTCAAGCTCGTGCCCATGACTTGTGGGGACTACTATCTAGTTGTTGTTACCTACTATGCTTTTGTTAAAGGGAGATTAATTTCTAATAATCTTTGTTAGCACACGACTTGTTTGAGAAAATTAGAAATACTAGTAGGAGGTGGAAAATTTGGTTTGCAGCCTATAAAGTTGGCATGTAGAAAGCATATGATAGTCTTATCTGGGGCTTCATTTTGGCTatgctaaaaagaaagaaagaaagaaagaaagaatgttAGTCCTCATTGGATCAATTTGATTCTGCAATGCATCTGCACAATTTGATATTAGATTCTATTGAATGGTTCCCGTTACTTTCCTTATTGTGGCTCAAAGCAATGGGATCCACTTTCACCTTATATGTGTGCAACTATGCTGTCTCTGGCTTTATTGGAGGACAGTATTAGATATTGTAAGGGAATAGGATTGCAAGAAATCTGGACCCTCGTTGAttgcattatttttattcaagGTACTAGTGATATGCAACATAGTGTGATGAAAATTTTGAGGTGGTATTATATCCTTTTTGGATAGattgtaaattttgacaaatctgaGGTGTTTTCTATCCTATTACTTGTGAAGATAGTATAAACTCTGTGTTAGAtcttaaaattgtaaattttgacaaatctaaggTGTTTTTCTATCCTATGACTTCTGAACATAGTATAAACCCTGTGTTAGATCTTAAGCTAGCCTAGTAAGTATTTGGGTCTTGACTTAGATTATGGTTTGAAAAAAGACAATGTGTTTTAGAATTGTATTTGAAATGATAGCTCAGAAACTTTAGAGATGGAAAGCAAAATTGTTGTCTCAATTAGGCTGATTAATTTTAATCAAACGTGTTATGGGGTCATTGCCTCTATCACCCTTTTTCATGAAGTGCCTGATGCAATCTGTAAAGATATTGTTAGAAGGATTCCAAAGTATTTTCTGGGATATTGTTGGGATCATGAAAAATTCATTTACTAAACAGAAAAGTTATCTTGCTCATGCTAGAAAGATCCGGTGAGTTATTTGTAATCCAAATTGTTTGTTGTCTAAGGAGTTGATGGCAAGTACAGTAAAAAGATAAGAATCTTTAGGGTCGGGTTTAAACCTTTCAACTATTGGGGTTGGAAAGGTGTCATGTCTTGTAGAAATTCAGCTTGGGTTGTGGCTAAATGGTGTATTGGAGATGGTACTTTAGTTTCACTAAATCATCCTACTTGGTTTAAGTCGAAGGAAGAGGTAGATTAGGAGATGAGAGTTTTTATGCAAACTATTGCAGATCTAATTGATCGAGACAGATTGTATTGGAAATTCTCACTAGGAAACTTTACCAACCTGCAGTGGCAGGTGAAATATACAAGATTCCCAGAGGGAACTTTCAGGagaagttttatttcttttagataattttattaagaaaagaCTACTTCATGAgcaaagaacatgaaaagcctaagaaaaaattattagaactAATTGCAAGAAGACAAAGATTCTAAAAACATTGCAATAGAATTACAATGTGTAAAATCACATGAACGATACAAATCAATTAAAGAGTTATAAAAAGTTGCTAGCAACTGACTCTCTGTGCACTCCTCACCTTCAAATGTATGTCAGTCATGTTCTCTTCAAATAATCCACATCAAACACATATAAAGGTATTTCTTAAGCAAAAACTAGAGGTTGGAAGGTAATGATGGTACTGTTATTTCTACTTGGCAAAATTCTTTTTGGTCCAGATTTTAAATGTTTAGATTACTTTTTATgtcttatttttatgtaaaattattaATGATTGGTTTGTAAAGTCATAGCTAACTAAAAGACAAGTTGTTATTTCTAATTCATGTGTGATGCGTggatcttttgttttttctcgtCTAATTGCAAGAGCAATTGTTTTTTTAGTCAATTAGTTTGCGTTAGTATGTGGTACTAGAaaggattttttcttttgataagccataacagattttTTGCTATCCTAATAAGTGAGGGTCTGGTTATTGCAATGGCTGTTGTTTCTTTGAAAATAATGCAGTTAACCTTAAAAGGctatatgaaaaaatttgtcaataaTATGTGACTAAACTTCGTTGGTTGTAGCTATCTCACTCTATAATCCAATTTCTTTATTCTTAAGAGTCATATAGTTTATGCCACAACATGTCTTTACTCTTCAATTGACTATATTTCTCTCTCCAATGACAATAAATTGCAAACCTGTAGGAACGTAACCAGCCAAAGAAAATCTgatttgtaatt
The DNA window shown above is from Quercus lobata isolate SW786 chromosome 7, ValleyOak3.0 Primary Assembly, whole genome shotgun sequence and carries:
- the LOC115953697 gene encoding F-box protein At3g07870-like isoform X2 yields the protein MSDSNKSIRWGYLPDEILTHIFTFLTLKSIIICTSVSKAWKSLIQNQTFISTHLHHSLNKNNLILLRLSRNDRIVYTLHKEDDPDFTEYTSFDSPFFAPAPHLHNVVGTCNGLLCLSDGLPNDADELFLWNPCVRKLLQFPIPNVTFNTQCWIHASIGFGFDPKTNDYKVVRILSILGSVYNIARGRPVVHVYSLFAGEWRMLSASVSLPPICAIISSEPPAFANGALHWIAFGKDNKQFVLVFDLGDEVFRQILLPELPSYMWTRVSVYGNSIAGFQRRVGSGPINIWVMKEYGVASSWTKFSYQCPSLGMLRPCPVGFRRNGEVVLEDNRIGEVVLLNDRRGLISWNPDSQNVKNLNGSHKTFLGSYVESLVLLDKATKGVVTY
- the LOC115953697 gene encoding F-box protein At3g07870-like isoform X1, whose protein sequence is MSDSNKSIRWGYLPDEILTHIFTFLTLKSIIICTSVSKAWKSLIQNQTFISTHLHHSLNKNNLILLRLSRNDRIVYTLHKEDDPDFTEYTSFDSPFFAPAPHLHNVVGTCNGLLCLSDGLPNDADELFLWNPCVRKLLQFPIPNVTFNTQCWIHASIGFGFDPKTNDYKVVRILSILGSVYNIARGRPVVHVYSLFAGEWRMLSASVSLPPICAIISSEPPAFANGALHWIAFGKDNKQFVLVFDLGDEVFRQILLPELPSYMWTRVSVYGNSIAGFQRRVGSGPINIWVMKEYGVASSWTKFSYQCPSLGMLRPCPVGFRRNGEVVLEDNRIGEAVLLNDRRVLISWNPDSQNVKNLDINGSHKTFFGSYVESLVLLDKATKGVVTY